From the Paraburkholderia sp. PREW-6R genome, one window contains:
- a CDS encoding DHA2 family efflux MFS transporter permease subunit, translating to MNATASTPAVPPGAAAEPAPLKGGALALLTVGLALGTFMEVLDTSIANVAVPTISGSLGVATSQGTWVISSYSVASAIAVPLTGWLARRVGEVRLFTLSVLLFTIASALCGFAHNFESLIAFRLVQGLVSGPMVPLSQTILMRSYPPEKRGLALGLWAMTVICAPIFGPVMGGYITDNYTWPWIFYINVPIGLFSAVCAFLLLRGRETRTTKQRIDAIGLAFLVIGVSCFQMMLDLGKDRDWFNSSFIVTLGVIAVVSIAFMLVWEMTEKEPVVDLTLFKDRNFALGVVIISFGFMAFFGSVVIFPLWLQTVMGYTAGLAGLATAPVGLLALFLSPMIGKNMHRLNLRMVASFAFIVFAFVSFWNSTFTLDVPFNHVIWPRIVQGIGVACFFVPMTTITLSSVPDERLASASGLSNFFRTLSGAIGTAISTTYWENDTIYHHAMLTDSVNVYAANTNAYTDALASLGLSGGSLTAQLNQEVTAQAYMLATNDFFRISCAAFLVLAVLVWITRPKKGVGPSMGH from the coding sequence ATGAATGCGACGGCTTCCACCCCTGCCGTTCCACCCGGCGCAGCCGCTGAACCCGCGCCGCTCAAGGGCGGCGCGCTGGCTTTGCTCACCGTCGGTCTCGCGCTCGGCACGTTCATGGAAGTGCTCGATACGTCCATCGCGAACGTTGCCGTGCCGACCATTTCGGGCAGCCTTGGTGTGGCGACCAGTCAAGGCACGTGGGTCATTTCGTCGTACTCGGTCGCGTCCGCGATCGCCGTGCCGCTGACAGGCTGGCTCGCGCGGCGCGTCGGCGAAGTGCGGCTCTTCACGTTGTCCGTGCTGCTTTTCACGATTGCGTCGGCGTTGTGCGGCTTCGCGCATAACTTCGAGTCCCTGATCGCGTTCCGGCTGGTGCAAGGGCTCGTGTCCGGTCCTATGGTCCCGCTGTCGCAGACCATTCTGATGCGTTCCTATCCGCCGGAAAAACGCGGCCTCGCGCTCGGCCTCTGGGCGATGACTGTGATCTGCGCGCCAATCTTCGGCCCGGTGATGGGCGGCTATATCACTGACAACTACACGTGGCCGTGGATCTTCTACATTAACGTGCCGATCGGCCTGTTCTCGGCGGTCTGCGCGTTCCTGCTGTTGCGCGGCCGCGAAACCCGCACGACGAAGCAGCGCATTGACGCGATCGGACTTGCGTTCCTCGTGATCGGCGTCTCGTGCTTTCAGATGATGCTCGACCTCGGCAAGGACCGCGACTGGTTCAACTCGTCGTTCATCGTCACGCTGGGCGTGATCGCGGTGGTGTCGATCGCGTTCATGCTGGTCTGGGAAATGACGGAGAAAGAGCCCGTCGTCGATCTCACGCTGTTCAAGGACCGCAACTTCGCGCTTGGCGTGGTGATCATCTCGTTCGGCTTCATGGCGTTCTTCGGGTCGGTGGTGATCTTTCCACTCTGGCTGCAGACCGTGATGGGCTACACCGCTGGGCTCGCCGGCCTCGCCACCGCGCCGGTCGGCCTGCTTGCACTCTTTCTGTCGCCGATGATCGGCAAGAACATGCACCGGCTGAACCTGCGCATGGTCGCGAGCTTCGCGTTTATCGTGTTCGCGTTCGTGTCGTTCTGGAACTCCACGTTCACACTGGATGTGCCGTTCAATCACGTGATCTGGCCGCGCATCGTGCAAGGCATTGGCGTGGCCTGCTTCTTCGTGCCGATGACCACGATCACGCTCTCCAGCGTGCCGGACGAACGGCTCGCGAGCGCCTCGGGCCTGTCGAACTTTTTCCGCACGTTGTCGGGCGCGATCGGCACCGCGATCAGTACGACGTATTGGGAAAACGACACCATCTACCACCATGCGATGCTGACCGATTCCGTCAACGTCTACGCGGCCAACACGAATGCCTATACCGATGCGCTGGCGAGCCTCGGACTCTCAGGCGGCAGCTTGACCGCGCAGTTGAATCAGGAGGTGACGGCGCAGGCTTACATGCTCGCCACCAACGACTTCTTCCGCATCTCGTGCGCGGCGTTTCTCGTGCTGGCGGTGCTGGTCTGGATCACCCGGCCAAAAAAAGGCGTCGGCCCCTCGATGGGTCACTAG
- the gshA gene encoding glutamate--cysteine ligase gives MPNTTTSRTTDAFSHRLSVLTSGPQRDALLRGLRGIEKESLRVTQDGKLALSPHPQTLGSALTHPSLTTDYSEALLELITPAEHDVAVTLEKLDTLHRFVFAELGDEILWNNSMPALLPDTDEGIPIANYGSSNIGKLKHVYRIGLALRYGRAMQCIAGIHYNYSLNEEVWRLLHADQRSASSAVDFQSERYLALIRNFRRTNWLLMYLFGASPALDRRFLRNREHSLEPFDADTLYRPYATSLRMSDLGYSNTTAQAALHADYDTLPGYLDALAKAVSQPYPAYEAIGTQRDGEWVQINTNVLQIENEFYSTIRPKRVTRPGERPLHALAARGVQYVEVRCMDIDPFEPTGISLETARFLDAYLLVCALDDSAPLPPDAYAEANQNFGRVTMEGRKPGLELTRDGVSVAMVDWANELMVKVEAAASALDALQGGDAHARSVSVQRERLADVSLTPSARVLQTMREKKQSFLAFGLEQSNAHAAYFRSRPLNAEQTREFNELAAKSLAEQTQLEQEEVGSFDAFVAAYRAFTLNRFSV, from the coding sequence ATGCCAAACACCACAACATCCCGCACGACCGACGCGTTCTCGCACCGCCTGTCCGTGTTGACCTCCGGCCCGCAGCGCGACGCGCTGCTTCGCGGCCTGCGCGGCATCGAGAAGGAGAGCTTGCGCGTCACGCAGGATGGCAAGCTTGCCCTGTCGCCGCATCCCCAGACGCTCGGCTCGGCGCTCACGCATCCGTCGCTGACCACGGACTATTCCGAGGCGCTGCTCGAACTGATCACGCCCGCCGAGCACGACGTCGCAGTAACGCTGGAGAAGCTCGATACGCTGCATCGCTTCGTTTTCGCAGAACTCGGTGACGAGATTCTCTGGAACAACTCGATGCCGGCCTTGCTGCCCGACACCGACGAGGGCATTCCCATTGCGAACTACGGCTCGTCGAATATCGGCAAGCTGAAACATGTGTACCGCATTGGCCTCGCTTTGCGTTATGGCCGCGCGATGCAATGCATTGCGGGCATTCACTACAACTATTCGCTGAACGAAGAAGTGTGGCGTTTGCTGCACGCGGACCAGCGCTCCGCGTCGAGCGCGGTCGATTTCCAGTCGGAGCGTTACCTCGCGCTGATCCGCAACTTCCGCCGCACGAACTGGCTGCTCATGTATCTGTTCGGCGCGTCGCCGGCGCTGGATCGGCGCTTCCTCCGCAATCGCGAACATTCGCTCGAACCATTCGACGCCGACACGCTGTACCGTCCCTACGCAACGAGCCTGCGCATGAGCGATCTCGGCTATTCGAATACCACGGCGCAAGCCGCACTGCATGCCGATTACGACACGCTGCCAGGCTATCTCGACGCGTTGGCAAAAGCCGTGAGCCAGCCTTATCCCGCGTACGAGGCAATCGGCACGCAGCGTGACGGCGAATGGGTGCAAATCAACACGAACGTACTGCAGATCGAAAACGAGTTTTACTCGACGATCCGTCCCAAGCGCGTCACGCGTCCGGGCGAGCGGCCGCTGCACGCGCTCGCCGCGCGCGGGGTGCAATACGTCGAAGTGCGCTGCATGGATATCGACCCGTTCGAGCCCACGGGTATCTCGCTGGAGACAGCGCGTTTTCTCGACGCCTACCTGCTGGTCTGTGCGCTCGACGACAGCGCGCCATTGCCGCCGGACGCCTATGCCGAGGCCAATCAGAACTTCGGCCGTGTCACGATGGAAGGGCGCAAGCCAGGCCTCGAACTGACACGCGATGGGGTGTCCGTCGCGATGGTGGATTGGGCCAACGAACTGATGGTCAAGGTCGAAGCGGCAGCCAGTGCGCTCGATGCATTGCAAGGCGGCGACGCACACGCTCGCTCGGTGTCGGTACAGCGCGAAAGGCTCGCGGATGTGTCGTTGACCCCGTCGGCACGCGTGCTGCAAACCATGCGTGAGAAGAAACAGAGCTTCCTTGCGTTCGGACTCGAGCAAAGCAACGCGCATGCGGCGTATTTCCGCTCGCGTCCGCTCAATGCGGAGCAAACGAGGGAGTTCAACGAACTCGCCGCGAAGTCGTTGGCGGAGCAAACCCAACTCGAGCAGGAAGAAGTCGGCTCGTTCGATGCTTTCGTCGCGGCTTATCGCGCGTTCACGTTGAACCGGTTCAGCGTGTGA
- a CDS encoding AlkA N-terminal domain-containing protein: MSTIDDVTTLELPFRTPFDWPRLLRFFGGRATPGVEAVEEGAYRRAIDWAGDSGTLTVRLHPRKRCIVASIEGPVSRHADALAVSIARMFDLRADPKKIGAVLGADPWLAPLVEAVPGLRVPGAWSGFELVVRAIVGQQVSVKAATTIIGRLVQRAGERIEGHPHDSTAWRFPTPAALAAADLALIGMPGKRVAALQGFAQAVATGDVPLDSDAADANDLRAALLALPGIGPWTVEYVAMRAWRDADAWPASDLVLMQAICARDPSLVRPAQQRSRTDAWRPWRAYAAMHLWNEIADRAGAARGG; this comes from the coding sequence GTGAGTACGATTGACGATGTAACGACCCTCGAATTGCCGTTCAGGACACCGTTCGACTGGCCGCGCCTCCTGCGCTTTTTCGGCGGACGTGCCACACCAGGCGTCGAAGCCGTGGAAGAGGGCGCATACCGCCGCGCAATCGACTGGGCCGGCGACAGCGGCACGCTCACCGTGCGGCTGCATCCGCGCAAACGCTGCATTGTCGCGAGCATCGAAGGACCCGTGAGCCGGCACGCCGACGCGCTCGCCGTGTCGATCGCGAGAATGTTCGACCTGCGCGCCGATCCGAAGAAGATTGGCGCCGTGCTTGGAGCCGATCCGTGGCTTGCTCCACTCGTCGAAGCGGTGCCAGGTCTTCGCGTGCCTGGCGCCTGGTCAGGCTTCGAGCTGGTGGTGCGCGCGATCGTCGGCCAGCAGGTCAGCGTGAAGGCGGCGACCACGATCATTGGACGGCTCGTGCAGCGCGCCGGCGAGCGCATCGAGGGCCATCCCCATGACAGTACCGCATGGCGGTTTCCTACGCCCGCCGCGCTGGCGGCTGCCGATCTCGCGCTGATCGGCATGCCGGGTAAACGCGTAGCAGCGTTGCAGGGCTTCGCGCAGGCGGTTGCGACCGGCGATGTTCCACTGGATAGCGACGCCGCCGACGCAAACGACTTGCGCGCCGCGTTGCTCGCGCTGCCGGGTATCGGTCCGTGGACGGTCGAGTATGTCGCGATGCGGGCGTGGCGCGATGCCGATGCGTGGCCCGCATCGGACCTCGTGCTGATGCAGGCGATCTGCGCGCGCGACCCTTCGCTCGTGCGGCCAGCGCAGCAGCGCAGTCGCACCGACGCATGGCGGCCGTGGCGCGCGTATGCGGCCATGCATTTGTGGAACGAGATCGCGGACCGGGCAGGCGCCGCGCGCGGCGGCTGA
- the ada gene encoding bifunctional DNA-binding transcriptional regulator/O6-methylguanine-DNA methyltransferase Ada gives MNRKADLAEIATAASTNNWTSEEERWEAVTRRDPQADGAFFFAVRTTGVFCRPSCASRQPRRENVAFFDDPDAARAAGFRDCKRCQPGGLPRELEIVRRACAALDADPQQRLTLAQLSDAVHVSPFHLQRLFKRVVGVSPRQYQAARRGAALREALRSGSDVTRATLDAGFGSPSRMYESASAELGMAPSDFRRKGAGLTVRYASAPTSLGFVLVAATDKGICKIGFGDDAAQLAEELHTEFANAELKEDAAQLAPFIAQIDGYLSGTRQDFDLPLDIASTAFRQRVWDALRRIPYGETRSYTQIAEAVGSPRAVRAVASACATNPVALAIPCHRVVHKGGALAGYRWGLPRKAALLDNEAQHADTALQSTQKSERDTTAILKTKDKLDHAA, from the coding sequence ATGAACCGCAAAGCCGACCTTGCTGAAATTGCAACCGCCGCCAGTACCAACAACTGGACATCGGAAGAAGAACGCTGGGAAGCCGTTACACGCCGCGATCCGCAGGCGGACGGCGCATTTTTCTTCGCGGTCCGCACGACCGGTGTGTTCTGCCGCCCGTCGTGCGCGTCGCGCCAGCCGCGTCGCGAGAACGTCGCCTTTTTCGACGATCCGGACGCCGCCCGCGCCGCCGGCTTTCGCGATTGCAAGCGTTGCCAGCCCGGCGGCCTGCCGCGCGAACTGGAAATTGTCAGGCGTGCGTGCGCCGCGCTCGACGCCGATCCGCAGCAGCGCCTCACGCTCGCACAACTGAGCGACGCCGTGCATGTCAGCCCGTTTCATTTGCAGCGCCTGTTCAAGCGCGTGGTCGGCGTATCGCCGCGGCAGTATCAGGCGGCGCGACGCGGCGCCGCGTTGCGCGAAGCGCTGCGCAGCGGCTCGGACGTGACCCGCGCGACGCTCGACGCCGGCTTCGGCTCGCCATCGCGGATGTATGAAAGCGCGTCGGCCGAGTTGGGCATGGCGCCGTCCGACTTCCGCCGCAAGGGCGCCGGGCTGACTGTGCGCTATGCGAGCGCGCCCACGTCGCTCGGTTTCGTGCTGGTCGCGGCCACGGACAAGGGCATCTGCAAAATCGGTTTCGGCGACGACGCCGCGCAGCTCGCTGAAGAGTTGCACACGGAGTTCGCCAACGCCGAACTGAAGGAAGACGCAGCGCAGCTCGCGCCGTTCATCGCGCAGATCGACGGCTATCTGAGCGGCACGCGCCAGGACTTCGACCTGCCGCTCGACATCGCTTCCACCGCATTCAGGCAGCGGGTCTGGGACGCATTGCGGCGCATTCCGTACGGCGAGACGCGCAGCTACACCCAAATCGCGGAGGCGGTCGGCTCACCGCGTGCCGTGCGTGCCGTGGCAAGCGCGTGTGCGACCAATCCGGTCGCGCTGGCGATTCCGTGCCATCGGGTCGTACACAAGGGTGGCGCGCTCGCGGGATATCGTTGGGGCTTGCCGCGTAAGGCTGCGTTGCTCGACAACGAAGCGCAGCATGCCGACACCGCTTTGCAGTCGACGCAGAAAAGCGAGCGCGACACGACGGCTATCTTGAAAACGAAGGACAAACTGGATCACGCCGCGTGA
- a CDS encoding VOC family protein: MKIHIREIDHVVIRAANVEVMARFYCDVLGCSLEKDQRDLGLTQLRAGRSLIDLLQVGAKLDHAENGVPGAGRNVDHVCLRVDPFDADALSAHLAEHGARPGEPALRYGADGYGPSLYLYDPEGNMVELKGPPEAAQATSL; this comes from the coding sequence ATGAAAATCCACATCCGCGAAATCGATCACGTCGTCATTCGGGCCGCGAACGTCGAGGTCATGGCGCGCTTTTATTGCGACGTGCTCGGCTGCAGCCTCGAAAAGGACCAACGTGATCTCGGCCTGACGCAGTTGCGCGCGGGCCGCTCGCTGATCGATCTGCTGCAGGTCGGTGCGAAGCTCGATCACGCCGAGAACGGCGTGCCCGGTGCGGGACGCAATGTGGATCACGTCTGCCTGCGCGTCGACCCCTTCGACGCCGATGCGCTGAGCGCGCATCTCGCCGAACACGGTGCAAGGCCGGGCGAGCCGGCGCTGCGCTATGGCGCGGACGGTTACGGGCCGTCGCTGTATCTGTACGACCCGGAAGGCAACATGGTCGAACTCAAGGGGCCACCCGAGGCGGCGCAGGCAACTTCGTTATAA
- a CDS encoding YaeQ family protein yields the protein MALKSTIYKAELQIANMDRHYYADHSLTIARHPSETDERMMVRVAAFALFAQERLEFCKGLSDVDEPDLWQKDLTGAIETWIEVGQPDERRIAKASGRSNEVIVIAYGGRTSEIWWQGVRNKVERIRNVTVWTLGEDVAAALGSLAERTMRLQCTVQDGEAWLGSADADAVKIEWTVLKAPANA from the coding sequence ATGGCTCTCAAATCGACGATTTACAAGGCGGAATTGCAGATCGCCAACATGGATCGGCATTACTACGCCGACCACTCACTGACGATCGCCCGTCATCCCTCGGAAACAGACGAGCGGATGATGGTGCGCGTCGCCGCGTTCGCGCTGTTCGCGCAGGAACGCCTGGAATTCTGCAAAGGTTTGTCGGACGTCGACGAACCGGATCTGTGGCAAAAGGATCTGACCGGCGCGATCGAAACGTGGATTGAAGTCGGGCAGCCGGACGAGCGGCGCATCGCGAAAGCGAGCGGGCGCTCGAACGAAGTGATCGTGATCGCCTACGGCGGCCGCACGTCGGAAATCTGGTGGCAAGGCGTGCGCAACAAGGTGGAACGCATACGCAACGTGACGGTGTGGACGCTCGGCGAAGACGTCGCGGCCGCGCTCGGCTCGCTCGCCGAGCGGACCATGCGGCTGCAGTGCACCGTGCAGGACGGCGAAGCATGGCTTGGCAGTGCCGACGCGGACGCGGTCAAGATTGAATGGACCGTGTTGAAAGCACCGGCCAACGCTTGA
- a CDS encoding IlvD/Edd family dehydratase, whose protein sequence is MADSNERKKPLRSQAWFGRKDRDGFIHRSWMKNQGIPHDEFDGRPVIGICNTWSELTPCNAHFRELAEYVKKGVHEAGGLPLEFPVMSLGESNLRPTAMLFRNLASMDVEESIRGNPMDGVILLVGCDKTTPALLMGAASCNLPALAVSGGPMLNGRFRGKTIGSGTGVWQMSEEVRAGTMTQDEFTEAESCMNRSRGHCMTMGTASTMASMVESLGMGLPHNAAIPAVDARRQVLAHLAGRRIVDMVREDLTMDKILTRQAFENAIRTNAAIGGSTNAVVHLIALAKRIGVHLSLDDWELGSEVPCLVNLQPSGEYLMEDFYYAGGLPAVLRQLGEQGLLHKEALTVNGRSIWENVSNASNYDEKVITTFAEPFKPKAGIAVLKGNLAPNGAVIKPSAATAALLKHRGRAVVFENVEELHARVDDESLDIDEHCVMVLKGAGPKGYPGFAEVGNMPLPKKVLQRGITDMVRISDGRMSGTAYGAVVLHVSPEAAAGGPLAFVQTGDMIELDVEARRLHLDVSDDELARRRAAWQAPELPARGYYRLYVEHVLQADQGADLDFLVGSSGAPVPRDSH, encoded by the coding sequence ATGGCTGATTCAAATGAGAGAAAAAAGCCGCTACGCAGCCAGGCGTGGTTTGGCCGGAAAGATCGTGATGGGTTCATTCATCGCTCGTGGATGAAAAACCAGGGCATTCCGCATGATGAGTTCGATGGACGCCCCGTCATTGGCATTTGCAACACGTGGTCGGAACTCACGCCGTGCAATGCGCATTTTCGCGAGCTTGCCGAATACGTGAAGAAAGGCGTGCACGAAGCCGGCGGGCTGCCGCTCGAGTTTCCGGTGATGTCACTCGGCGAATCGAATCTGCGGCCCACGGCGATGCTGTTTCGCAACCTCGCTTCAATGGACGTCGAAGAGTCGATTCGCGGCAATCCTATGGACGGCGTGATTTTGCTGGTCGGTTGCGACAAGACCACCCCTGCGTTGCTGATGGGCGCGGCGTCGTGCAATCTGCCCGCGCTCGCTGTGTCGGGCGGTCCCATGTTGAATGGGCGCTTTCGCGGCAAGACTATCGGTTCCGGCACGGGCGTCTGGCAGATGTCCGAAGAGGTGCGCGCCGGCACGATGACGCAGGACGAATTCACCGAAGCCGAATCGTGCATGAACCGCTCACGCGGCCATTGCATGACGATGGGCACGGCGTCGACCATGGCCTCGATGGTCGAATCGCTCGGCATGGGATTGCCGCACAACGCGGCGATTCCCGCCGTGGACGCCCGGCGGCAGGTCCTCGCGCATCTCGCGGGGCGCCGCATCGTCGACATGGTTCGGGAGGATCTGACTATGGACAAGATTCTCACGCGCCAGGCATTTGAAAACGCAATCCGCACGAACGCCGCGATTGGCGGTTCGACCAATGCGGTCGTCCATCTGATCGCACTGGCCAAACGCATTGGTGTCCACCTGTCGCTCGACGACTGGGAGCTGGGTTCAGAGGTGCCGTGTCTGGTGAATCTGCAGCCATCCGGTGAATATCTGATGGAAGATTTTTACTACGCAGGGGGTTTGCCGGCCGTACTGAGACAGCTTGGCGAACAAGGTCTGTTGCACAAGGAAGCGCTCACCGTGAACGGCCGATCGATCTGGGAGAACGTGAGCAACGCGTCCAACTACGACGAAAAAGTCATCACCACATTTGCCGAACCGTTTAAGCCGAAGGCCGGCATTGCGGTGCTCAAGGGCAATCTCGCGCCGAATGGCGCGGTGATCAAACCGTCGGCGGCGACCGCGGCGTTGCTCAAGCATCGCGGCCGCGCGGTCGTCTTCGAAAACGTGGAGGAATTGCACGCTAGGGTCGACGACGAGTCGCTCGATATCGACGAGCACTGTGTGATGGTGCTCAAGGGAGCGGGGCCGAAGGGTTATCCGGGTTTCGCCGAGGTGGGCAATATGCCGCTACCAAAAAAGGTGCTGCAAAGAGGCATCACGGACATGGTGCGCATTTCCGACGGCCGCATGAGCGGCACGGCGTACGGCGCGGTGGTCTTGCATGTGTCGCCGGAAGCCGCGGCAGGCGGCCCGCTCGCGTTCGTGCAGACGGGCGACATGATCGAACTCGATGTCGAAGCACGCCGTCTTCATCTCGATGTTTCCGACGATGAACTCGCGCGCCGGCGCGCGGCGTGGCAAGCGCCGGAACTGCCGGCACGCGGCTACTACCGGCTTTACGTCGAACACGTCTTACAGGCCGACCAGGGCGCGGATCTGGACTTTCTCGTCGGCTCGAGCGGCGCGCCCGTGCCGCGCGATTCGCATTGA